From a single Cygnus atratus isolate AKBS03 ecotype Queensland, Australia chromosome 10, CAtr_DNAZoo_HiC_assembly, whole genome shotgun sequence genomic region:
- the TMF1 gene encoding TATA element modulatory factor, producing the protein MSWFNASQLSSFAKQALSQAQKSIDRVLDIQAEESPWPDAVIPDYSEGTNSLISGGWDTSSWGLSSNTEPQNQPISPTAITKPVRRTVVDESENFFSAFLSPTDVQNIQKNPVVSKPPAKSQRPKEEVKSALQESQHPSQLEVPVTTEAEVKDSSVAGLVDLKNLDIPKEKLEENSVLSAKHEESTDEVTDKKVSALNLKEPEDALNEKSSAGRVGTGGVLGSTSQSLNAGTKDVGLETKEQKSEDRQSNTPSPPISTFSSGTSTTSDIEVLDHESVISESSVSSRQEAADSKSSLHLMQTSFQLLSTSACADYNRLDDFQKMTESCCSSDAFERIDSFSVQSLDSRSVSEINSDDESGRAGTSASVTVSPSAPKTETVDALKSKSEDLNDSPVLHAEEAEMEESGRSATPVNSEQPDVLVATVQTDEEEVVKEETEPQQDVGEKLLEEDSEKQELKKMIDSLTEKLEKRETQLLSTSKEKARLEEAYDNLKDEVFRMKEETSSISSLKEEFAQRIADAEKKLQLACKERDAAKKEVKTVKEELATRLNTNETAELLKEKEEQIKGLMEEGEKLSKQQLHNSNMIKKLRAKEKERENINTKQNKKIKELEEELQHLKQVLDGKEDLEKQHRDNIKQLNNVVERQEKDLAKLQAEVEDLEERNRSVQAALDSAYKELADLHKANATKDSEAQEAALSREMKAKEELGLALEKAQDEARQQQEALAIQVSDLRLALQRAEQQAARKEDYLRQEISELQQRLQEAESRNQELSQSVTSATRPLLRQIENLQATLGAQTSSWEKLEKNLSDRLGESQTLLAAAAERERAATEELLSNKIQMSSTESQNSLLRQENTRLQAQLEVERNKLKKMEDENSRYEVELEGLKDEYAKTLEDAKKEKTLLATQLEMEKMKVEQERKKAILMQEAAKEKDRKSFTAETVSSTPSISRSSSVSGVDMAGLQTSFLSQDDSHDHSFGPIATSGSNLYEAIRMGAGSSIIENLQSQLKLRDGEISHLQLEIGNLEKTRSIMAEELVKLTNQNDELEEKVREIPKLRAQLKDLDQRYNTILQMYGEKAEEAEELRLDLEDVKNMYKTQIDELLKQRQN; encoded by the exons ATGAGCTGGTTCAACGCCTCGCAGCTGTCCAGCTTCGCCAAGCAGGCGCTGTCGCAGGCGCAGAAGTCCATCGACCGGGTGCTGGACATCCAGGCCGAGGAGAGCCCCTGGCCCGACGCCGTCATCCCCGACTACAGCGAGG GAACAAATTCTCTCATAAGCGGAGGATGGGATACATCTTCCTGGGGTTTAAGTTCAaacacagaaccacagaatcagCCAATATCGCCAACAGCAATCACCAAACCAGTGAGGAGAACGGTAGTAGATGAATCTGAAAACTTCTTCAGTGCCTTTCTCTCTCCAACAGACGTTcagaatatacagaaaaatCCAGTGGTGTCCAAACCTCCAGCCAAATCACAGCGACCCAAAGAGGAGGTGAAAAGCGCTTTACAGGAGTCTCAGCACCCCAGTCAGCTGGAAGTACCCGTGACAACAGAGGCAGAAGTGAAGGATTCCTCTGTAGCTGGCCTAGTGGACTTGAAAAACCTTGATATTCCCAAGGAGAAACTAGAAGAGAATTCTGTGCTCAGCGCCAAGCATGAAGAAAGCACGGATGAGGTTACTGACAAAAAGGTGTCTGCTCTAAATCTGAAAGAACCTGAAGATGCTCTCAATGAAAAATCCAGCGCAGGGAGGGTTGGAACGGGAGGCGTACTGGGTAGCACTTCACAGTCTCTTAATGCAGGTACAAAAGACGTGGGTTTGGAAACTAAGGAGCAAAAAAGTGAGGACAGGCAAAGCAATACGCCATCACCTCCAATTAGCACTTTCTCTTCGGGGACATCCACAACTAGTGATATTGAGGTTTTGGACCACGAAAGTGTAATAAGTGAGAGCTCAGTAAGTTCGAGACAAGAAGCCGCAGATTCAAAATCCAGTCTCCACCTAATGCAGACATCATTTCAGCTTTTATCTACGTCTGCCTGCGCGGATTATAATCGTTTAGATGACTTCCAAAAAATGACcgagagctgctgctcctcggATGCTTTTGAAAGAATAGATTCGTTTAGCGTACAGTCGTTAGATAGTAGGAGTGTCAGTGAGATCAATTCAGACGACGAATCAGGCAGGGCTGGTACTTCAGCGTCTGTCACTGTCAGTCCTTCTGCCCCAAAGACAGAAACGGTTGACGCCCTGAAAAGTAAATCTGAAGATCTAAATGACAGTCCCGTGTTACATGCTGAGGAAGCTGAGATGGAAGAGAGTGGCAGAAGCGCGACCCCTGTTAATTCCGAGCAGCCAGATGTTTTGGTTGCTACTGTGCAAACTGATGAAGAAGAGGTTGTGAAAGAGGAGACCGAGCCACAGCAGGATGTTGGTGaaaagctgctggaagaggaCTCTGAAAAGCAAGAGCTTAAAAAG atgaTTGATTCGTTAAcagagaagctggagaagagagaaacacagTTATTAAGTACTAGTAAAGAAAAGGCACGCCTGGAAGAAGCTTATGATAACCTAAAAGA tgAAGTGTTCAGAATGAAAGAAGAGACCAGTAGCATTTCATCTCTTAAAGAGGAGTTTGCTCAGCGAATAGCGGATGCTGAAAAGAAGCTCCAGCTTGCATGCAAGGAAAGAGATGCAGCTAAAAAG GAAGTAAAGACTGTTAAAGAAGAATTGGCTACTAGACTTAATACTAATGAAACTGCtgaattactgaaagaaaaagaagaacaaatcaAAGGATTGATGGAGGAag gagaaaagCTTTCCAAACAGCAGCTACACAATTCCAACATGATTAAGAAATTaagagcaaaggagaaagaaagagaaaatattaatacaaaacagaacaaaaagattAAGGAACTGGAAGAAGAGTTGCAGCATTTAAAACAG GTACTTGATGGTAAGGAAGACCTTGAGAAGCAGCATCGAGATAATATTAAACAACTGAACAATGTTGTTGAGCGACAGGAAAAGGATCTTGCTAAGCTTCAGGCAGAAGTGGAAGACCTTGAGGAACGGAACAGAAGCGTGCAGGCAGCACTCGACAGTGCGTACAA GGAACTTGCAGATCTTCATAAAGCTAATGCTACAAAGGACAGTGAGGCACAAGAAGCAGCACTAAGTCGGGAAATGAAGGCAAAGGAAGAGCTTGGGTTAGCTCTGGAGAAGGCCCAGGATGAGGCACGACAGCAACAAGAAGCTTTGGCAATTCAG GTGTCAGACCTGAGGCTAGCGCTGCAACGTGCAGAACAGCAGGCAGCGAGAAAAGAAGATTATTTACGCCAGGAAATCAGTGAACTACAACAG AGACTCCAGGAAGCAGAAAGTCGGAACCAAGAACTAAGTCAAAGTGTTACATCTGCTACACGACCACTTCTCCGGCAGATAGAAAATTTGCAAGCCACACTGGGAGCACAAACCTCTTCATGggaaaaattggaaaagaacCTTTCTGACAGACTTG gTGAGTCTCAAACTCTTctagcagcagctgctgagagaGAACGGGCTGCTACAGAAGAGCTTCTGTCTAATAAAATTCAGATGTCATCTACTGAGTCTCAGAATAGTCTTTTAAGGCAAGAAAATACTCGCCTTCAGGCTCAGCTGGAAGTGGagagaaacaaactgaagaaaatggaagatgaaaacAGTAG GTACGAGGTTGAACTAGAAGGACTCAAGGATGAATATGCAAAAACCTTGgaagatgcaaagaaagaaaag ACGCTGCTAGCTACTCAGttagaaatggagaaaatgaaggttgaacaggaaagaaagaaggccATTCTTATGCAAGAAGCAGCAAAGGAGAAG gaTCGGAAGTCATTTACAGCTGAAACAGTTTCAAGCACTCCAAGTATTTCGCGTTCTAGTTCCGTAAGTGGAGTTGACATGGCAGGTCTTCAGACTTCTTTCCTCTCACAG GATGATTCTCATGATCACTCATTTGGGCCAATAGCTACTAGTGGGAGTAATCTTTATGAGGCTATAAGGATGGGAGCAGGTTCAAGTATAATTGAAAACCTTCAATCACAGCTAAAACTAAGAGATGGAGAGATTTCACATCTACAG CTGGAAATTGGGAACCTTGAAAAAACTCGATCAATAATGGCAGAAGAATTGGTTAAATTAACAAATCAAAATGACGAACTTGAAGAAAAAGTGAGGGAAATACCAAAATTGCGTGCACAGTTAAAG GACTTGGATCAAAGATACAATACAATTCTTCAGATGTACGGAGAGAAAGCGGAGGAAGCTGAAGAACTACGATTAGATCTGGAGGATGTGAAAAACATGTACAAGACTCAGATAGATgaacttttaaagcaaagacaaaattaa